The Salegentibacter sp. Hel_I_6 region GTCTACGGGGCTTGCAACTAACTAACCAATCTAATATGAAAAAATTTCACTTAGCCTGTAAGAATCAATTCAAGTTATTCAAATTTCATCTTACATATACTAAGTCGATAGAAGTCTTGAAAATTTACAGGCTTTAGCAGATTTTAACTATAAATATCTGATATTTAGTTTTTTATTAAATACTGTTTATTGGATTTTTACTATAGCATCAATAGATTACAACCACGAACATCGCTGTTATCAAATCTTCCAAGAATTTCTATAGTATCAGAACTTATTTTTTTGCCTAAGTCCTGAGTTGCAATAAATGAACAAGAGTTAATATTTGCAAGGTCAATTACATTAATTCCGCCGGTTTTATTGTTTGGCAGGTAACTTAAGGCATCTTCTGGATCCCGAATTAAGATTTTCATCCAGGGTGGGCAGTTAAAAACTCCATTTCCTGTAGAGTACGCCTGGGAAAGTAATTCGGTCATTCCGTATTCACTGTGAATGGTATTTACACCAAAACCTTCAGCAAGAATATGATGTAATTCTTCCCGAATCATTTCTTTGCGCCGGCCTTTCATTCCCCCGGTTTCCATGACCATGGTATTTTTTAGATCAAATTCGTAGTTTTCAACCAGCTCCAGTAATGCGAAAGAAACCCCGAGGAGTAGAATTTTTTTTCCGCTTTTATCCAACTTTTTGAGTTGTTTTTGAAGATTTTCAAGATCGTTTAGATAGAAGCCACTTTCAGGGTGCTTACTGCGATTAATGAGGCTATTAGCCATATAGATTAAAGAAGAACCCTCGCGTTCTAAATAAGAGGGGAGGAGTGCTAAAATGACTGTGTCTTCAGGATTTCCGTAGAAAAGTTCAAAGGCTTTTAAAAAACTTTGTTCATAGACCTCTAAATCACTTACATAATGTTTACTGGTGGTTGCGCCGGTTGTTCCGCTGCTGTTAAAAATGATCTCCACAGGTTGTTTCCCAGAAACCACAATTTTCTTTTTGAAAAATTCTATAGGTAAAAAAGGAATGTCTTTTAACTCGGAAATATTTTCTGGGGTCCTATTTAGTAATTCGCAAAATTCCCGGTAAACTAAATTGTGTTGAAATTGATAAGAAAAAATTTCAAGGGCAATTTGATTAAAATCTTTCTGATCAGAAATATTGAAAATTCTTTCAGATAACATTCTTTTGGAAATTTTGTAAAGTGAAGTTAAGGAATCTAAAAGCTGTGCGTAGAATTTAAAATTTATCTAACTACCAATTTTCGAGTAGCACTAGATTTTTCTTCCCTAATTTTAAGAATATAAATACCTGCACTAAGTGAAGAAACATCGAGTTCTTTACCTCTTAATTTGGTACGTTGAACAGGCTTACCCAAAACATTATAAATCTGGATATCTTTTTCTTTATTTTGAGAAGTGCTAATGTAAACTTTCCCGTTAGTAACAGGGTTTGGGTAAATGGATAAACCCTCTATTGGAACTTCGGTTTTGTTCCCCGAGCTTGTAGTATCCTGCGCAAACGCCGCATTTGGTACGGAGAATGTGAGGAAAACAGCTAAAATGAAAGTATAAAGGTAATATTGCTTCATTCTTTAAAATCGAGGTTTATACAAAACTACAATAAAAATTCAAAAACAATGCCAGATATATTGTGTATTTAATATTAATGTTTTATTAAAAAAGGCTGCCGGTAAGGGCAGCCTTTTTTCTTTGGCTAATTTACTTAATACTGGATATTTTATTCGGTCAATAGTGCTGGAATATCATATCCAGTCCAATCGAAAATTGATGAATCTGTACCAGTATTTCCTTCTACTACATTAATATCTGCACCAACCTCGTTTTTAATGGCTGCGGCATCAATGCTTCCTAAAACGCTTACACTTATAGAAGTTGAGCCGGAACCGGGTCCTGCTGAATCAGTAAGATCAATAAAGTCACCAGCGGTTCCTACATTTTCCCCGTCTGCAGCCATAATAGCAACTAAACCATTGGTTATTGTTGCAGAGCTTCCCCTTCTAATTTTAATCATATCAGACATGGTTGCTGTAGATTGGTGGTGAAGGGTAAGGTTATTAATAGTTGGGTTAGAACGCGGTTCAGCATCATTATTGGATGAGTTACTATCTGCTTCAATTCCTCTTGGGTCTTCAGTAACATCATTGAATCCAAACTGACGTAGACCGTAGAAGTTGGTGCCTGTTCCATTCCAGCCTTCTGCCCAGTCAAACCAGTCATCTTTAGCATTAATTACTAAAGCGTTTTCTACATCCACAGTTCCGCCAAACCACTCCATACCATCATCATCACCATAGTTTACCACGATGTTGCTAATACTTGTGCCGCTGCCTACACCATAGAAAGTGAAACCGTTAAATTCCTGGTCCCCATTAATTCGTGCTCCAGTGTATTCCAGGATCATATAGTCGATAACTCCTGAATTGTCTTCGGCGTTGTCCCCACCATAAGGAATACCTGCTACTTCAGTTTCAGCAGTTTCACCAGAGTTAATAGGAGCGTAACCAGCAATCATAAGGCCACCCCAATCTCCAGATCTCGGATTATCTGCTGCAGAAGTAATCATAATTGGAGAATCTGCAGTACCTTGAGCATCAATCATAGCGCCTTGCTCAATAGCTATATAAACGTTTGTGCCGCCGGCAGCTGCATTAATAGTTGTTCCTGCCTCGATAGTTAAAGTAGCTCCGCTTTTTACTTCTATTGGTCCGGTTAACATCCATTCTGTATCCGCTGTTATGGTTACATCTGCAGTAACGTCACCTTGAAGGGCATTTGAATCTAAATCTGGAT contains the following coding sequences:
- a CDS encoding acyl transferase; this encodes MNFKFYAQLLDSLTSLYKISKRMLSERIFNISDQKDFNQIALEIFSYQFQHNLVYREFCELLNRTPENISELKDIPFLPIEFFKKKIVVSGKQPVEIIFNSSGTTGATTSKHYVSDLEVYEQSFLKAFELFYGNPEDTVILALLPSYLEREGSSLIYMANSLINRSKHPESGFYLNDLENLQKQLKKLDKSGKKILLLGVSFALLELVENYEFDLKNTMVMETGGMKGRRKEMIREELHHILAEGFGVNTIHSEYGMTELLSQAYSTGNGVFNCPPWMKILIRDPEDALSYLPNNKTGGINVIDLANINSCSFIATQDLGKKISSDTIEILGRFDNSDVRGCNLLML
- a CDS encoding T9SS type A sorting domain-containing protein, with amino-acid sequence MKQYYLYTFILAVFLTFSVPNAAFAQDTTSSGNKTEVPIEGLSIYPNPVTNGKVYISTSQNKEKDIQIYNVLGKPVQRTKLRGKELDVSSLSAGIYILKIREEKSSATRKLVVR